The nucleotide window TTGAGACGACCGGCGACACCGGTATCATGCCCACGGCCACTGCGTGATACCAGCCGGACGCCCCGCCCTGTCGGGCGGCGTCGCGGCATTTGGAGCGAACGATGAACGTTCTGCACGTCGATTCCAGTATCCTTGGCGCCCACTCCGTCAGCCGGGCGGTGTCTGCGGCCGTCGTGTCCCGGCTGCGCGAGACGCACCGCGACGCGAACGTGGTCTACCGCGATGTGGCCGCCGCCCCGCTCCCGCAACTCACCGGTTCACTTGCGGCCACGCTCGGCAAGTCAGCGGATCAGGTTCCGTCCGAGGTCGCCCGCGAGGCGGCCGCTTTGCGCCAGGCGCTGGGCGAAGTCCTCGCGGCCGATGTCATCGTTGTGGGGGTGCCGATGTACAACTTCGGCATCCCGAGCCAGCTCAAGACGTGGCTGGACGCGCTGGCCGTTGCCGGGGTCACGTTTCGCTACTCGTCCGCCGGTCCGGAAGGGTTGCTCGGGAGCAAGCGACTGGTCATCGCCTCCTCGCAGGGCGGCTTCTATCGCCCCGGAACGCCCGCTGTGGCGTTCGAGCACCAGGAGAGCCATCTGCGGGCCTTCTTCGCCTTCCTGGGGCTCACCAACGTGCAAGTGGTCCGGGCGGACGGCACCAAGGTATCCGGCGGCGACGAACACGGGCTACCGACGGCGCTCCGGGAGGCAGCCGCGTTGCAGGTCGCGTAACCACGTGCGGGTACGCTCTCCCCACACGTTACGGGTCACGGCTGGGGCGTTATTTCCAGACCGCGACTTGCCCGGTGCGCAGTGACTGGTTCGCCAGGTGCGCACCGGCGGCGGCACCGACACCGGCTTCCGCCGGGCACGCCACTTTCTTCGACCGGTCCCGGATCGTCTCGACCCAGTTTGTGAGGTGCAGCAGCTCGCCGTCGGGCTTGTCGTAGAAGTCCAGCCCTTTCTCACCCGTTCCCAGGACGAGCGACTTGGCCTCGGGCAGTTTCTTACCGCGGTCCGGGATGATCTCGTACCGCCCGCGGTCGAGGTACAGCGTCCCCTCGGTGCCCATGAACTCGCACATCGAGCCGTTCCGGTTGTTGCTGAACGTCCCCTCGAAGTAGACCTGCACCTGCTTGTCGGGGTAGCGCAGGAGCGTCTGAACCGTGTCGGGCGTTTCCCACACGCCTTTCGCGGCAAACCAGTCCCCCACGCTCGCAGCACTCGCCGGGTGATCGAGGTCGAGGAACCAGTGGACCACGTCGAGCCAGTGAACCATCAGGTCGGTGAAGATGCCCCCGCCGAAGTCCCAGAACCAGCGCCACTGGCGGAACTTGTAGGCGTCGAAGTCTTGGGCCTTCGCGGTGCCGAGGAACCGCTTCCAGTCGACCTTGTTCGCGTCGAGCGCTTCCTTGCCGCGCTGGAACCGGTTCGCGTTGCGGTTCCACGTGCAGTGAACCTTGTGGACCTTGCCCACCACGCCGGCCTTGAGGAGCTTGTACGCTTCGAGAATGTGCGTCATGCTCCGCTGCTGGGTGCCCACCTGAACGACCCGCTTGTGCTCGTTCTGGGCCGCGATCACCGCCGCCCCTTCGCTCAAGTCGTGCGTGAGCGGCTTCTCGACGTACACGTCTTTCCCGGCCTTGCACGCGTCCACTGTGAGCGGAACGTGCCAGTGGTCCGGCGCCGCGATCAGCACCGCGTCCACATCTTTGCGGGCGAGCAGTTCCTCGTGTTTGGTGGTGGCGAACGCCTTCGGGTCGGCGAGCTTCTTGCCGGCTTCGAGGTTGTCGGCGAACACGTCACATACTGCGGTAATTGTGACATTCGGCAGCGCCGGGAACGACTTGAGCAGGTGCTTGCACCGCCCTCCGACCCCGATCAGACCGACCCGGAGCGTGTCGTTGGCTGCAAAGCCCCGGGACGTTTCAACCAGAAGCGCGCCGGTGGCGAGCGCGGACGAAGAAAGGAATGTGCGGCGGTGGTGTATGAACATACGGCACCTCAAAGGGAGAAGTGCCGCCACGATAAACGGAAATCACGGGCGGGAAAAGAAAAACCCCCGCGGTGGGCGAGCCGCGGGGGCCGGATGAAGGCGACCCATCCGTTGAACGGGTGAATGAACCGCTGCGGTTATGCGCTCAATGGCCACGAATGAAGCAGCGAACCAACTAAAGACGGTTCGAATCAAATAGCCACAACCAGCAAACGGCCGGCAGTACTTCCCTGGCAAGCGAGTTAATCACACTTAGTACGGGTTGGAACACAAATAGTTTCACCTGATTCCATTTTCGCCCCAAAAAATGAAAGCGCGGGATACAGATGAAAGAAAAATGAGGCGTAATGGAATTTCCGTCTCGCCACCCTCTACATTCCGTTTTTAGCCCCCACTGCCCTCCGGCGAATTGTGCAGCTCAGTTGCCGAATTGTGTTTTGCGCTCGATGGGGAACAGCGAGCGCGACACCAAACTGGTAAAAGCACTTTCGACTACTCGTCAGGAAAGCGTTTGCTCGCGGTCACAACGGGCTTATTGTTCTGACCGAGGACCACGATGGAGGTCGCGGCGCCCGGAGTTGCGTCAACGAGTTTCAGCCCCTGCTCAGGTGGCAGCACGCTAACGGCCTTCGTCATACTGTCGGCCGTGATGCCGTTGGGAGCGATCACCGTTACGCTGCGGCGCCCGGTAAGCCCGACCCCGGTTTTCGGGTCGAGAACGTGCGAGTATCGCACGCCCGCGATCTCCACGAACTGTTCGAGGTCGCCCGAGGTCGAGACCGCGGCGTTGGCGAGTTTCAGCGTGCGCGGCTTCTGGCTCTTCGCGATCGGCGCGATGTCCACCTTCCACGCCTGCTCCCCGGGCGGGGGATCGCCACAGGTGATGTCGCCGTAAGCGGCGACGAGTGCTTGCGTGATGCCGAATTTCTCGCGCAACAGCTTCAACGCCTCGTCCGCGGCGTACCCCTTCGCGATGCCCCCGAGGTCGAGTTGCATTCCCGGGATGGTCAGCCGCACAGTCTTCTTTGTGGTGTCCAGTTTCACCTTCTGGTATCCCACCTTCGCGCGGGCAGCGGCCAGTTCTTTCGCGTCCGGGAACTGTTGGGTCCGGCGCGCGAGACGCCACAACTGCACGACAGGACCGACCGTTACATCGAACGCCCCGTCCGACTTCTTGGATAACTCGTCGGCCTTCTGGAGCACGAAAAAGAGGTCATCGCCGACTGCGACCGGATCGCCCACGTCGGTCGCGAATGCCTTACACAGGAGCGTCAGCTCGCTGTCCTTCTTGTAGTCGCTCATGGTCGCGTCGAGTTGGGCCACGCGCGTAAAGGCCGCGTCGGCAGCTTTTTTCGCAACGGCCTTATCGGTGGCGTAAAGCACGATGCGGAACGTCGTGCCCATGTGCTTCGACTCGAACTCGAAGCGCGACGGCTCGCCCTTCAACACGTTCGCGACGAGGCGAGGGCCTGAGGGCGGGTTGATTTCGCCACCCGGAGCCGCGAACATAAGATGAATCAGCACGCCCGCGACGACGAACTCGCTCATTTTGCGCCTCCGGCCCGTTGACAGCGGCCCTTCCAGTAGGGAATCTAACAGGTATGCCAACCCGACACATCCTCTCCATCGCATTCTGCACCGCGCTGCCGCTCCTGGCGGTCGCGGTGAGCGCGGACGACAAACTGGCCCCCAAACCGTCCAATAAAGTCGCCGAAACGCCCAAGGCCGCCAAACCGGAAGCCGGCAAGAACTACGTCGAGAAGACGAGCGGCTTCAAAATGGTCGTGGACGACCCGGACACCGACCCGCCGAAGACTCACAAGGAGGAGATGAAGGCGCAGTTCGAGATGGTCTGGGTGCCCGGCGGCGAGTTCACGATGGGCAGTCCCGCGGGCGAAGCGGGCCGCGAGGCCACCGAAGGGCCGGCGCACAAGGTGAAGGTCGGCGGCTTCTGGATGGCCAAGTTCGAGTGCGGCTGGGACGAGTTCGACACCTTTTGGTACGACGAGAACTTCCTGAAGGCCGACAACTTGGAGGCCCAGAAGTTCGGGCCGGACGCGGTGACCCGCCCGACCAACGCGTTCGTGGACGCGACCTACGGGCACCCGCGCGACGGGCACCCCGCGCTGTGCATGACGCACCACGCCGCGATGATGTACTGCAACTGGCTTCAAAAGAAGACCGGCCGCGCGTACCGACTGCCCACCGAGGCGGAATGGGAGTACGCCGCCCGCGGCGGTAAGGGCGACACCGCGTACTTCTTCGGCAACGACCCGAAAGGGCTCGCCGACTACGCCTGGTTCAAGGACACCTCCCCGACCGACGACAAGCCCGCGGGCGTGACCCACAAAAGCGGGACCAAGAAGCCGAACCCGTTCGGGCTGTACGACATGTACGGCAACGTGTGGGAGTGGACCCTCGACCAGCACGACCCGAAGGCCTACGAGAAGTTCGCGAAGAACCCGCTTTCGCTCGGTCCGGTAACACTGCCGACCGATGAGAAGTGGGCGCACGTCGTGCGCGGCGGGTCCTGGGCCGATAAAGCCGACCGGTGCCGCAGCGCGGCGCGGCGCGTGTCGGACAAGAGCTGGATGAAGTGGGACCCGCAGGAGCCGCAGAGCATCTGGTGGCTCACCCGCATGGACGTGATCGGGTTCCGCGTCGTACTCGCCGAGAGCGAGCAGCCCGAACTCGTGGGGCTGAAGCCCAAGGTCGTGAAGAAATCGGAGTAGCGTTCGGTGTTTCGCGTTTCGTGTTTGGAATTTAGTGCTCGGCACCGCACTCGCAAGGGCCGTTGGTGTACCAACCGACCACCAGCCACTAAGCACCAAACACATCTCTCCCCGGAGGTCCCATGTCGAACCGTCGTGATTTCCTGAAGGCGTCCGCCGCTGTCGGCGGGGCCGCGAGCGTGAGCGGGCTGGCGAGCGCGTTCGCCGGCGGCGCGAGCGACACGATCAAGGTCGGGCTCATCGGCTGCGGCGGGCGCGGCATGGGGGCCGTCAAGGACATCCTTAATGCCGAGGAGAAGATCAACGGCAACGCCGCCAAGCTCGAGATCGTCGCGGTGGCCGACGCGTTCAAGGACCGGGTCACCAACGCGGTGAAGACCTTCACCAACGAGAAGGGCAAGGACTACGGGCGGTTCGTCAAGCAGGTGAAGATCACCCCGGACACCACCTTCGACGGCCTCGACGCCTACGAGAAGCTCCTCAAGACCGACGTGAACCTGGTGATCCTGGCGACCCCGCCGGGGTTCCGCCCCTACCACCTCGAAGCGGCCGTGCGGGCCGGCAAGAACATCTTCTGCGAGAAGCCGGTCGCGGTGGACGCCACCGGCGCCCGCAAGTGCTACGCGCTGGTCGAGGAGTCGAAGAAGAAGAACATCGCGATCGTCGCCGGCACCCAGCGCCGGCACCAGAAGGGGTACATCGAAACCGTCAAGAAGATCCAGGACGGGGCGATCGGCGAGCTGCGCGCCGCCCGCTGCTCGTGGAACGGCCGCCGCCCGTGGTTCCACGAGCGCCCGGCGGGGATGGCCGACAGCACCTACCAGCTCCGCAACTGGTACCACTACCTGTGGGCGTGCGGCGACCACATCGTCGAGCAGCACGTTCACAACCTGGACGTGATCAACTGGATCGTCGGCGACCACCCGGTCAAGGCGGTCGGGTTCGGCGGCCGCGCTCTCGGGCCGGCGGGCGACCCGAAGAACGTGGGCCAGATCTGGGACCACTTCGCGGTGGAGTACGAGTACAAGAGCGGGCTGCGGCTCTCCAGCTACTGCCGCCACATCCCGGGCGACGACGACGTGTCGGAAACCGTGTACGGCGAGAAGGGCCAGACCTACACCCGCGACGGCGTCTACCAGATCAACAAGCAGCGGTCCGGCTCGGACGACATCTCGGCCTACGTGCAAGAGCACATCGACCTGCTCAACAGCATCCGCGCCGGGCGGCCGCTGAACGAGCTGAAGGACGTGACCGACTCGACGTTCACCGCGATCTTCGGCCGCAACGCGGCCTACTCGTGCCGCACACTGAACTGGGCCGACGCCCTGGCCTCGGCGGAAGACACGATGCCGAAGGACCTCGCGCTGGACAAGCCGCTGGACGCCACCCGCGCCCCGGTCCCGGGCGTGTGGAAGCTGCCCCCGAAGGCCTAAGCGGCAGATAGAAGGCAGAAGAGGGTTCACCGCAGAGGGCACGAGAGGGCGCAGAGAAAACAAAGAGAGTTAAAATGATCTTTGCTTTCTCTGCGCCCTCTCGTGCCCTCTGCGGTGAACCCTCTTCTGTTTGCTTGCTCACTGAGCGAGGCCGAGCACCTTGTCCATCTGCGCGGCGATCTTCTTGAGGTGCTCTTCGCCCCCGCCGCCCACCTCGGCCGTGGCCCAGCCGTCGTAGCCGATCTCGCCCAGGGCCGCGAGCACGTCCGGCCAGTTCTCGTCGCCCTCGCCGATCGCCACCCACTCCTTCGACTTGCTGTACCCCTTGAAGTCGAACTTCAGCATCCGCTTGCCGAGCTTGCGGATCCAGTCCGCGGGCGGTACCCCGTATTTGATCATGTTCGAGCAGTCGAAGTACGCGCCGACGTACTCGCTCTTGAAGTCGTCAACGTACTGGATCAGTTGCTCGGGTTTGGTGATGAAGTTGTTCCACACCACCTCGATCGCGATCTTCACCTTCAGCTTTTCCGCGAGCGGGAGGACCTTTTTCACCTCCGCCTGCGACCGCTCGTAGCACTGCTGGTAAGTCACGTCCTTGTTCACCACACCGGGGACGAGGAGCACCGTGTCGGCGCCGACGGTTTTGGCGTCCTCAAGTGCGCCCCGGAGGGCTTCGAGGCCCTTCGCGCGGATCTTCTCGTCGGGATGAGAAAGCGTGTCGCGCCAGTGGACCGAATCGACCACGCCGTGGATGGCGACCCCGGTTTCCTTGCTCGCCTTCACCAGGGCGTCGAGGTCGCTGGTGCCGGGGCTGTCGATCTCGACGCCCTGAAAGCCACACCGCTTGGCCAGTTCCAGACGCGCCAAGTGGGTGCCGCCCTCGAGCCGAACCATCCCGTACTTGACGGCCTTCTTGAGCTTCGGCTTCTTGACTTCGGTGGCGCACAGGTACGGGCCGGTCAGTGCGGCAGCCGCGACGGCCGTGGTGGTGCGCAGGAAGTCGCGGCGCCCGAGCGGACGGTTCATATGAGTTGCCCTCGGCGAGTAAAAGGGAGGGCGTCCGTTCCGGTGTTGCGGCGGCGGGCGAGTTTCCGGAGCCGCGCCGGCGCTCCGCGCCGGTTCTGCGAATTGTTACGGTTGCGCGAAAAGGACGCAAGAGTTCTGTTGGGAGAAAAACGACCCGCTGCCCGAACCAGTGCTGGCCGTCACGCACGCCATTCTACAGTTGCGGATTGCCCGGGCGCCTCTTCCACTTCCACGCGAAGGACTTCGGGCGTGAAGTTCTCGTTCGTCTTGAGCGACTCCCACAACCGACCCGCGATGTACCGCGCGATCAGTTCCGCCGTGGTGTTTTCGATGGGTAGTAAGATGCAGTCGCCGCGCGGGAACAGCCACTCGCGGTCCTCGTACCGCACCTGCACACACTGGGGGGTAGGGGCGACGCTGATGACCGGGTTGTTGGTCGCCAGCAGCATGTGGTGGTCGAGTTCGTCGGTGATCTCCTTCGTCCGCTTCTTGAGCGCGATGAAGTCGAACACGTAGAAGTCGTCGGGGAGCAGCGGCCCCTCGACCTCGACGGCGCAGCGGTAGTTGTGCCCGTGGAGCCGCTCGCACTGGTGCCCGCGGTAGCTGATAAAGTGCCCGCAGCAGAACACGAGGTGGTCTTTCGTGACGCGGACTTTGAACCGCTCGGTCGGCATGGTTACAACCAGTCGGAGACGTTCCACCGGAACGGGGCGGAAGGAGTCACCATATTCTCCCGCAACGCGACGAACAGGCAAGCGGTGATGAGGTCCGCCGTGGTGCCGGGGTTGAGCCTGTTCCCGTCGCTCCTCAGGTGCCGGTCGAGCGCGACGCCCGCGGCGCGACCGGCAGAGGTTTCGAGGCCGCCGAGCGCGAGCGCCGCCTGCGCCCGGCGCTGAACGTCTTCCGTGACCGCCGCGCCGTTCTTCCGCGCGATGAGCGAATCCGGGTGGGCCGCGAGCCAGCGCAGTTGCGAATCGACGATCGCCGCTTCAACGCTACCAAATTTAGCGAATGCGATCGTGAACGTGGGTACGCCGAAATCGAACACGTCCGCGAAACCGTTGGCGTACTGCCGGGCGATCATGTCGCGTTCGGCGGCCAGTTTCATCGCTTCGAGGAGAGTGACGGTAGGTTCTTCGCGCACGTCCTGCTCCGGCGCGCCGCCGAGCCCGCCGGGGTTCGCAAGCCGGATCGCTTCGTAAACCAGGCGAGTATCGTCCGTCGTCAGCCCTTTGAGAATGTCGGCAACCTGTACCCCGGGACGCATTCCGCTCCATTCCGCGGCGAGCGGAGCGAGCAAGAGGATGATGCCCAGGTTCGTGTTCTGGCCGACGACCGCCTGCGTGCGTTCCACGGCGTCGAAAACCGTAGCTCCGACGGACCGGTTGCCAGCGTGTTGAAGAACTGGCCCGATCACCGCCCCGCTGAGCAGAAAATCGGTAAGGGCCGTGTTCGCGAAATCGGCGCCCCGATGAACGTTCCCGACCTTGCGGGCGCAGGCTTCCCAGATGCAAGCCGTTTGTGCCAACTCACCCGTTGTAAAATCGATCACGTCACCTCTCGGTCACGAACCGCACCACTTCCTTCGCCACATCCACGCC belongs to Gemmata obscuriglobus and includes:
- a CDS encoding Gfo/Idh/MocA family protein → MFIHHRRTFLSSSALATGALLVETSRGFAANDTLRVGLIGVGGRCKHLLKSFPALPNVTITAVCDVFADNLEAGKKLADPKAFATTKHEELLARKDVDAVLIAAPDHWHVPLTVDACKAGKDVYVEKPLTHDLSEGAAVIAAQNEHKRVVQVGTQQRSMTHILEAYKLLKAGVVGKVHKVHCTWNRNANRFQRGKEALDANKVDWKRFLGTAKAQDFDAYKFRQWRWFWDFGGGIFTDLMVHWLDVVHWFLDLDHPASAASVGDWFAAKGVWETPDTVQTLLRYPDKQVQVYFEGTFSNNRNGSMCEFMGTEGTLYLDRGRYEIIPDRGKKLPEAKSLVLGTGEKGLDFYDKPDGELLHLTNWVETIRDRSKKVACPAEAGVGAAAGAHLANQSLRTGQVAVWK
- a CDS encoding formylglycine-generating enzyme family protein, with amino-acid sequence MPTRHILSIAFCTALPLLAVAVSADDKLAPKPSNKVAETPKAAKPEAGKNYVEKTSGFKMVVDDPDTDPPKTHKEEMKAQFEMVWVPGGEFTMGSPAGEAGREATEGPAHKVKVGGFWMAKFECGWDEFDTFWYDENFLKADNLEAQKFGPDAVTRPTNAFVDATYGHPRDGHPALCMTHHAAMMYCNWLQKKTGRAYRLPTEAEWEYAARGGKGDTAYFFGNDPKGLADYAWFKDTSPTDDKPAGVTHKSGTKKPNPFGLYDMYGNVWEWTLDQHDPKAYEKFAKNPLSLGPVTLPTDEKWAHVVRGGSWADKADRCRSAARRVSDKSWMKWDPQEPQSIWWLTRMDVIGFRVVLAESEQPELVGLKPKVVKKSE
- a CDS encoding triphosphoribosyl-dephospho-CoA synthase, producing the protein MIDFTTGELAQTACIWEACARKVGNVHRGADFANTALTDFLLSGAVIGPVLQHAGNRSVGATVFDAVERTQAVVGQNTNLGIILLLAPLAAEWSGMRPGVQVADILKGLTTDDTRLVYEAIRLANPGGLGGAPEQDVREEPTVTLLEAMKLAAERDMIARQYANGFADVFDFGVPTFTIAFAKFGSVEAAIVDSQLRWLAAHPDSLIARKNGAAVTEDVQRRAQAALALGGLETSAGRAAGVALDRHLRSDGNRLNPGTTADLITACLFVALRENMVTPSAPFRWNVSDWL
- a CDS encoding FMN-dependent NADH-azoreductase codes for the protein MNVLHVDSSILGAHSVSRAVSAAVVSRLRETHRDANVVYRDVAAAPLPQLTGSLAATLGKSADQVPSEVAREAAALRQALGEVLAADVIVVGVPMYNFGIPSQLKTWLDALAVAGVTFRYSSAGPEGLLGSKRLVIASSQGGFYRPGTPAVAFEHQESHLRAFFAFLGLTNVQVVRADGTKVSGGDEHGLPTALREAAALQVA
- a CDS encoding FAD:protein FMN transferase, encoding MSEFVVAGVLIHLMFAAPGGEINPPSGPRLVANVLKGEPSRFEFESKHMGTTFRIVLYATDKAVAKKAADAAFTRVAQLDATMSDYKKDSELTLLCKAFATDVGDPVAVGDDLFFVLQKADELSKKSDGAFDVTVGPVVQLWRLARRTQQFPDAKELAAARAKVGYQKVKLDTTKKTVRLTIPGMQLDLGGIAKGYAADEALKLLREKFGITQALVAAYGDITCGDPPPGEQAWKVDIAPIAKSQKPRTLKLANAAVSTSGDLEQFVEIAGVRYSHVLDPKTGVGLTGRRSVTVIAPNGITADSMTKAVSVLPPEQGLKLVDATPGAATSIVVLGQNNKPVVTASKRFPDE
- a CDS encoding sugar phosphate isomerase/epimerase family protein; protein product: MNRPLGRRDFLRTTTAVAAAALTGPYLCATEVKKPKLKKAVKYGMVRLEGGTHLARLELAKRCGFQGVEIDSPGTSDLDALVKASKETGVAIHGVVDSVHWRDTLSHPDEKIRAKGLEALRGALEDAKTVGADTVLLVPGVVNKDVTYQQCYERSQAEVKKVLPLAEKLKVKIAIEVVWNNFITKPEQLIQYVDDFKSEYVGAYFDCSNMIKYGVPPADWIRKLGKRMLKFDFKGYSKSKEWVAIGEGDENWPDVLAALGEIGYDGWATAEVGGGGEEHLKKIAAQMDKVLGLAQ
- a CDS encoding Gfo/Idh/MocA family protein; the protein is MSNRRDFLKASAAVGGAASVSGLASAFAGGASDTIKVGLIGCGGRGMGAVKDILNAEEKINGNAAKLEIVAVADAFKDRVTNAVKTFTNEKGKDYGRFVKQVKITPDTTFDGLDAYEKLLKTDVNLVILATPPGFRPYHLEAAVRAGKNIFCEKPVAVDATGARKCYALVEESKKKNIAIVAGTQRRHQKGYIETVKKIQDGAIGELRAARCSWNGRRPWFHERPAGMADSTYQLRNWYHYLWACGDHIVEQHVHNLDVINWIVGDHPVKAVGFGGRALGPAGDPKNVGQIWDHFAVEYEYKSGLRLSSYCRHIPGDDDVSETVYGEKGQTYTRDGVYQINKQRSGSDDISAYVQEHIDLLNSIRAGRPLNELKDVTDSTFTAIFGRNAAYSCRTLNWADALASAEDTMPKDLALDKPLDATRAPVPGVWKLPPKA
- a CDS encoding 6-pyruvoyl trahydropterin synthase family protein, which gives rise to MPTERFKVRVTKDHLVFCCGHFISYRGHQCERLHGHNYRCAVEVEGPLLPDDFYVFDFIALKKRTKEITDELDHHMLLATNNPVISVAPTPQCVQVRYEDREWLFPRGDCILLPIENTTAELIARYIAGRLWESLKTNENFTPEVLRVEVEEAPGQSATVEWRA